ATTTGTCTTCAAAAGTATTATACTTTTGCAGCACAAGTAATATATTGTAGAAGCAACCATCGGTTAAACCCTTATCTCTCCTAACAACACAAAATACACCGTATgttttgaaatggagagaggAGTAATTACTCTGGTGGCGGGAGGATCCATGAGTCGCCGTAGATGTAGTGCGTGCCGATGAAGGGCTTGGCCTGATCCGCGGTGAGGTCAAGCGCCCAACCCACCCTCTTCTTGGCGTCGGAGCCGGGGCCGGTGCACTTGAACTCGCCGTAGTAGATCCCGCTGCTCTCCGGCTTGGCGATGTTCCAGCCATCCCACCCTATCGGCACCACCTCCTTGGACATGTCCGTGTAGGAGTACACCACCCGCGACGAGTCTCCCCATGCCCGGCCGAGGTAGATCTGCCCTTGTCCCATGATGCTGCAGTTCTTGAAGGAGAAGCCACTCTCGATGGCGCCCTCGATGGTCTTGGTCCTCTGCTGCGCCGTCAGCACGGACACCTCCTTGGTGACGGAGACGATGGTGCAGCCCTCGTAGAGCGATCTCCCGAATCCGAAGATGAAGTCGACGCTGCCCTTGACGAGGCTGTCCTTGATGTAATGGAGTCCCTTGTGATCGTACAGGGTGTCTTGGCCGCCGTCGATGGTGCAGTTGTAGATGGCCGCCTTGGTGCCGAACAGGCGGAGCGCCACCGCCTGGCCACCCTCGGCACCCGGCTTGGCCAGCGGCGCGTCGTTCTTGAAGACGACGCCGTAGGCCATGAAGTAGTCGGactcgacggcgacggtggtgctCCCGACGGTGCCGACGGGCTTGCCGTCCTTGCCCCTGGTGGCAGCCATGTCGTTCCAGGCGATCACCGCCGGGTTGGCGGGGTCGGACTTGAAGGTGATGTAGGGCTTAGTGATGTTGAGGAGGAGCTTCTCCCGGAACTCGGCGCCGGGCTTGAGGTCGAGGATGACGCGCTTGGTGTTCCCCTCGGGGACCTtctcgagcgccgccgcgatGGTGGTGAAGGTGGTGTCGCCCGGCGTCCCCTTGGGGTCAACCACCCACGTCACcttggcctcctccgccgccgagagGCTCGCGTCGATGGTCTTCCCGCCGATGTCGCCGGCGGCCTTCATGGCGTACAGCGACTTCTTCTCGACGTACTCCTCGTGGTTCATCAGCACCCACTTGCCGAACCCTCCGCCGGAGGAGCGGTGGCTGGGGCCAGCGGGGAGGAATAGGTCGAAGAACTGCCATGACGGCGCCGgcagcgtcgccgccaccaccgccagtAGCCCCACCACGGCCACGGCGAGGTTGGGACGATCCATCATTTATTAGTTGCTGCAGTTTGCAGCTAATTCGTTCTGTCCCTGTCCATCATGGCGCGATGCGTATATAGGGTGATCGATCTTGGTGGATTAATTTGGAACTTCCATGGATGGAAGGGAGATGGCTGGCCATCTATTTTTGGGGAAAATGCTTGTGCTTGGATGGCCGCATAGGTAGCAAGCACTTCTTGCTAATTTAGTGACCGGCGATCTCCACCTTAATTTGCTTCGATATCTTGGCTCAATTTTAAGGCCTTTTGTGCAGATTTTAGAGGGTTGCATTTTGGGTCGCAGTTCATTTGATATTTTGATGCCCCCAATTTTGGTCGCTGGTACCATCTATTCCCTAATGTAAGatgtttaaccaagtttatagaaaaacatagcaatatttgtaataaaaatgacctattataaaaatatatttcatggtaactagatttaataaaattaatttagcgTTCTATATTTTACTAATCGTTCCGTTTCCCGTTTCAATCTACTAGTCGCTATAACAAATCTCACATGCACTAAAATAGAAGATGCGGCGAATTATATTGCTACACTAATTATTACATCCTAATAACCTTTCCTAAAgcaaacatttatatttttctagtgAGAATATTATCACTAATATAACTGCATTGATAAAaggtagaaaaagaaaacatctcATATTAAAGTAATTTGGAACGTGCCAACGAGAagtattttgataaaattttaaaCGTTAGAAtgatatataaaaatatgaaatgaatATGGAATACATTATTTTATAAGCCTGATCAAACTTGAATAAATTTGATTTATGACAAAACCAAAACAtcttaaattctgaaatatggAGCAAGTAAGAGTGTATTTGTGGGGCTAGCCTTTTCTGGAACGTGTCAAAATGCATAAATATCATACACAGAAAGGACTATATATTATGAACATAAAatcctcagaaaaaaaaaactatgtacTTGTAGTGTACTACTGATCACTAAATTATACTATCGTATACTGGAGTATATACACACAATTAATACAGTAACTGAACGAAAGGAAAACAATCTAACTACTTTAAAAGCCTTTGGTGAGGAATATGCCACCCCACTATTGCTCTTGcagtttttataatttgtcttctttttattttcgaATATTATGGAATTAATAGTCCAACATTTTATTTAAACAAGTGATAACAGATCTTAAAATAAGCAAACAATTAAGTacatatttgataaaaaaatattttgttatgatatattataatttttttcttttgcccatTGTAAACTGGAACCAAGCTTCTTCTAGCATGTTCTCAACTTATGCGCAGGTGCTGTTGCTAGCCTAGAACCTGTTTGGATGGGACTAAAAACTTTTTTAGTCCCTATCatattggatgtttggacactaattataaatattaaatgtaggctTTTGATAAAACCCATTGTATAACCCttgactaattcgcgagataaatctattcagcctaattaatccatgattaggctatgtgatgctacagtaaacatgcgctaattatgaattaattaggcttaaaaaaattttcacgctaattagctcttattttgtaattagttttataagtagtctatgtttaatactccaaattcatccgatatgacagagactaaagtttagtccctagatccaaacaccccctaaacaAGAAATTATCGTCTTCTGCAAACAAATGTACCACACCATCAAGGCTTCAATGTTGCTTGCCAATTGTTGCTTCTAGCAAATgtggttaaaagtttaaatcaGAGTTTGAATGCTGAAATCTAGAGAAACTTAATGAGACAGAGGTGCAAAGAATAACTGTGTGCCTACATAGTGAGCAATCTTATCCCCATGTACACGATATTGCAATAGGCAAACACGTTCTTTTCGGTACTTGTATTGACATTGAACTCGAGTGGGTTGGTTCCATACTTTCATCACAAGAAATCTAACCAGTTAAGCTATTTACCTTTGCACGACTTATTAGCCATGGAGCAAGTGGGAGGTACTTGTTACCCTCGTTTTAATCACGGCAAGATGCCTATTCTGTCGATCGTTTTCGTTCCCGAAAGTTAATTGCAACATACGTATAGAGCACAAGTCTTCAAGAGTCCTTTTCAAAAGGAAAACATGTGTAAAATTCACTAGTTTTGAAGATGCGTACACTGATAAAAGACCCAAACGAAATGGGAAGAAAATACAACTATTACACGTACGTGAAACATCTAAATATGTAGCCGGCCGATTGATTAATCCGGCCCAAATTAACACAAAGAATTAATGAACAATTAAACGGGCTTCCAAAACAGAATTGATTGTCCCCAATTAATGCGATTCATCgggtcggcgccgacgccgctgcaCTTAACTACTTGCCTTTGCCGGTGAACTTGAACCTGAGTTGCTCGTCTTCGCTGACGCAGTTGAGTTGCTACTCGCCGTCGGCGCTTCTGCAGTTGAATTATTGCTGCTCTCCTTTTTATAAGCCGATGCGGTTGAGTTACTACTCGCCGTCGGTGCTTCCGCGGTTGAGTTGCTCGACGTTGAAGCTGAGCTAGATGACGTTGATGTCCCACTATTTGATGTTACACCAACAATTAGAATATATTAATTTGTACTAGCATAATTAATTGATTACACCTTCCATTTCATATAAAATGTAactttgttttgatttttttttgtcaaacttatttatatttgatcaatttttttcaaaaaatttagcagcatttttaaaaaatagtttaactAAATGTaaagttgaatatatttttataatatgtttgttcttttcttaaaaaattgtGTTGATATGTTTTCCaataaaatttggttaaacttgaaaaaaatgcaaaagaaaTCAAAGCGATTcataatatgaaaaagaaagagtgttaattaattaatcgatgtaaaaacaaaagtagtaattaattactctGGTGGGATGAGCCAGGAGTCGCCGTAGATGTAGTGCGTGCCGATGAAGGGCTTGGCCTGCTCCTCGGTGAGGTCGAGCGCCCAACCCACCCTCTTCTTGGCGTCGGAGCCGGGGCCGGTGCACTTAAACTCGCCGTAGTAGATCCCGCTGCTCTCCGGCTTGGCGATGTTCCAGCCGTCCCAACCCACGGGCACCACCTCCTTGGACATGTCGGTGTAGGCGTACACCACCCGCGACGATTCCCCCCATGCTCGCCCCAGGTAGATCTGCCCTTCTCCCTTGATGCTGCAGTTCTTGAAGGAGAAGCCGCTCTCGAGGGCGCCCTCGATGGTCTTGCTCCTCTGCTGCGCCGTCAGCACGGACACCTCCTTGGTGACGGAGACGATGGTGCAGCCCTCGTAGTACGATCTCCCGAACCCGAAGATGAAGTCGACGCTGCCCATGATGAGGCAATCCTTGATGTAGTGGAGGCCCTTGTGGTCGTACAGCGTGTCCTGGCCGCCGTCGATGGTGCAGTTGTAGATGGCCGCCTTGGTGCCGAAGAGGCGGAGCGCCACCGCCTGGCCGCCCTCGGCACCGGGCTTGGCCATCGGCGCGTCGTTCTTGAACACGACGCCATGCGCCACGAAGTAGTCGGACtcgatggcgacggtggtgctCCCGACGGTGCCGACGGGCTTGCCGTCCTTGCCCCTGGTCGCCGCCGTGTCGCTCCAGGCGATCACCGCCGGGTTCTTGGGGTCGGACTTGAAGGTGATGAAGGGCTTGCTGAGGTTGAGGAAGATCTTCTCCCGGAACTCGGCGCCGGGCTTGAGGTCGAGGATGACGCGCTTCTTGTTCCCCTCGGGGACCTTCTCCAGCGCCGCCGTGATGGTGGTGAAGGTGGTGTCGCCCGGCGTCCCCTTGGGGTCGATCACCCACGTCACcttggcctcctccgccgccgtcaggtTCGCGTCCAGCTTCTTCccgccgagctcctccgcgGTGGCCATGGTGTGCAGCGCCTTCTTCTCCACGTACTCCTCCTGGTTCATCGCCAGCCACTTGGACAACCCTTTGCCGGAGCcggaggtgctggtgatgagcTTGttggctggctgctgctgcccccACGACGGTGCCGgcagcgtcgccgccaccgccgccactagCAGCCCCACCGCGGCCACGGCGACGTTGGGACGATCTATCGTCATCACTTTATTAGTTActagttgctgctgctgctgcaactgcagcttcttcttcttcttcttcctcgcttCGATCATGgcgatgcatatatatatatttatagggtGTTCTTGGTAGATTAATTTGGATGCTCCCATGCATGGAAGGAAGATGACCATCcatcttgtttttgtttttgattGGATGGAAGAAGCTTGTGCTTGGATGGCCGCATAGGTAGGACTTGCTAACTAGTGAGAGGTGATCTCTCGACCTTaatttgctgaaatttatttatatttattttttaaaatattgtcTGGGAGGAGtgtaaatctttttttttaaaaaataaattaataaaattctAATTTGCTTCGGTGATaggcttaattaattatctggGCTCGATTCTAAGGCCTTTTGTGCAGAGTTTAGTAGGCCGTATTTGGGTCGCAGTTTGATGGGCCGAATGAATTTAAGTCGCTGGAACTATGGTCCATCCTTTCAGGAACGTGTAGAAAAGCATAAATATCATACACAGAACAAAAACGACTCCCCCTGTCGTTCTAAAATAAGTATTTCTAGATTGTTGAACAAAGATTAAAGatgaataaaaatatttcttcCAATCGCGTAACTGgtagaaattcagaattttgAATTTCTTATCTTTATGAGCTTCTGATTGTTGAAAAATGCTTGTATTTCTATGCATTAGAATCATTACATtcctaaaaatgtttatatttatatccatacctaattaaaaatatGTAAGGCTTCTGTAGCTCTTTTTTCCGTCCGTCGTCGTCTCTCAGTCAGTTCGTTAGAGCTCGGCCTAGTCATCACTCGTCTCGGCCTACTTCGCAGTGCGTGCCTTCAAATGATGCCCCGCTCTTCTCTCCTGGTGGAACACTAGCACCGTCGTCACGTCGGTCTGCCCTCTATGTGCTTTtaaaaatcgattccccactCCTCCTTCATCATTTTCCTCatgatttttccttttaatatGGCTTTAATTCGTCGGCCTTAATCTCTATTTAACGGTCGCCAACGATGACCAACCAATAGCTTACCTGATCCTTTTTATCCCAGAGTTTTGCGAAATTGAATGCAGATTCACTCCGGTTTGGGGGACTGAAAGAGGAGAACCCTCAACCAATTTCGAGAGATGAGGAAGATTCGATTATATTTGATGGGGAGGATAGGAGCACAGGACTATCCTTTGGAGATTGAAGACGCTAATGTAGCGCGTGGTTCTGGCCTGGCAACGAGAGAAGGGAGCATGTGCTAGCTAGGCCTACGAATTCACTTGTCGATTGGGCTGAAGGGAGGCGGGCCGAGCGAATGGAGATAAAAGGCATGTGTTCTGGGACTAATCCCTTCttcctataaagttatcccccactaagtGCAATTAATCTCCTAAAGCTCAAACCTCAGTGTTCCAAGTCATCATTAATTGGCAGCCATTGGATCGGATGATTACATCGCATCTCAGCCGTTGGATTAGATGATTACATCACATCTCAGCCGTTTTCATGAAAAGGCTGACTTCGCAGACGTGAGGAAGCGAGGGACTTCACAGGCGTGAGGCAGCGAAGGAGGCCCATATTAGTGTATCGCAGCCCGCGGCCCAATGATAGGGTTCGATGTGTCTCTCTCATCCTCCCGAGCCCGACTTCCTGAatcggagcggcgacggcgtagTGCGGCGAACCGCCTGGTGCGGCGTGCGCGGTCGCGCGCAGGTGTTGGTAGGGACAGCGCACGGCGAGGTGTGGTGCGGCATCCGTTCGCCTGGGTCGCGGGAGAAACATCGGGAGCGATCCATGCAGCGATGCGCCAATGGGGAGAGTGGTGCGGCATCCGTTCGCCTCGGTCGCGGGAGAAACGACTGGAGCGATCCATGTAGCGATGCACCAATGGGGAGAAACATTGGGAGCCCTGACGCCATCCATGGTGAAATCAAATGGCCCCTCCCTCATCCTCAACCACCAGCAGAGATGGTAATCACTTCTCATTCGCCTCACTTAATCACAAGCATTTACATTAGAAACTGTCAAAATCAGGCGACCGCTGCCCCTGAACCCCAACAGACACTGACTCACGAGAATATGAAGCAGCGCCGCCGACGGATCATCTTCCTCCAGCAGGGGCTCAGCCGTTTCTTTCTCTTTGTTAATATGAGTGCACCTGATCCCCTTCCGCCAGTGTGTCGTGCAGCATCTCGCCTTCTCTGCACCTGTTCGGCTACGAGCCTGCGACCTCCATCATCTCTTTTTGAATATTGTCGATTTATTGGAGTAGTTTTTTGCCTGAGTCTTCAATCCTGTTGATTCAGCTATTGTGGCCATATGcccatttatatttttgttcacACAGTTCACACCAAGCGTGAAAAATCGAATAGCAGCAGGAGAAAGCCACAGACCAGAGCCATTGGCATATCTATGAAAAGCGAGATTTCATATTGTCAATGGATTTCATGATTTCATCGGCATGATTATCCGCTAATGCAATTCATCAGTTGCAGTTCTTAACATACAGATGTGTTGTGCTTTCCTGATTTCTGGATCACCTCGCCACTGTTATTTTCATTGATTTGCCATGTCATCGTTGATCCAATCGTTGTCCCAGGTAACTCCTTCCTTTATCTTATATACTACTAcaatatcaactgaatttattttgtgttttttttaaagaatacaGGAGCTTGGTTTTTCTATCGCCTTATGTGTGTGCTCTAATGTCtatacttgattttttttttctcgccacTGAAGATAGCAAATATATTGGTCTTTTTCCCTCTTTGAATTgacattgtatttttttagcGGTATAAGATCTATTGCAAACTATGGTAAAATCACTCCCTTACCTTTCTGTTTCTTCGCACACATTACAAGAAACGGTCGGTTTGGTGTTCAATGTTCAATtcactaatttattttctagaataGTTTAGTCTTCTGCTCTGCCGTGTGTGGCTTTCAAAAAAATCCGGGCCGTATGGCCtcctctctaaaaaaaaatagtttagtcTTCTTTAATTATTCAATAAGTTACTCATTCTTTTACGAGGAAATTTTACTAGCAGTAAAGCCTCTTCGTTACAATAGGTATATCAACCGTATTCACAACAAGCACTCTTTGAGGTTGAACAAATCTGTTCCAAGATATATTTATGAAATTATGTGTGAGCAATAGTAAAATTTCTAAATGCACTATATAATTTTCTCATCGTGTTTGTCACTTACAGGTTGCTTGACAGACAATTTTGTTTACTTTAGCAGTCTTGGCACAGACCATTTGTCATTTTTCATTAACCAGTCTTTCCTTTTGATATCAATGCAATCATTGTAAGAGTTTAACATGATTTTCGTTGAACATATATGTACTATTCTACAGGAAAATTAAGCCAATAGTTCCATATGATATGTATGTAGATTAGCATCTGTTGAGTTTGGTAAAAGTGATGCATGACAAGATTTGCATATACTGCCTAAATATTTTTCTGATACTTCATCGTAATGTTATCGTTTGATCACTAAGCTTGATAGGTCAAGCTTTCAGTATTATTATTTGCTTTAGAGGTGATATACTATAACTGTACCACTATTATTCTTTCTTTCTGTAACCAGTTTTTtgaaattcccgcagcaatgcgcgg
The nucleotide sequence above comes from Oryza glaberrima chromosome 11, OglaRS2, whole genome shotgun sequence. Encoded proteins:
- the LOC127754521 gene encoding putative pectinesterase 63 — its product is MMDRPNLAVAVVGLLAVVAATLPAPSWQFFDLFLPAGPSHRSSGGGFGKWVLMNHEEYVEKKSLYAMKAAGDIGGKTIDASLSAAEEAKVTWVVDPKGTPGDTTFTTIAAALEKVPEGNTKRVILDLKPGAEFREKLLLNITKPYITFKSDPANPAVIAWNDMAATRGKDGKPVGTVGSTTVAVESDYFMAYGVVFKNDAPLAKPGAEGGQAVALRLFGTKAAIYNCTIDGGQDTLYDHKGLHYIKDSLVKGSVDFIFGFGRSLYEGCTIVSVTKEVSVLTAQQRTKTIEGAIESGFSFKNCSIMGQGQIYLGRAWGDSSRVVYSYTDMSKEVVPIGWDGWNIAKPESSGIYYGEFKCTGPGSDAKKRVGWALDLTADQAKPFIGTHYIYGDSWILPPPDGKSAAST
- the LOC127754520 gene encoding putative pectinesterase 63, whose amino-acid sequence is MIEARKKKKKKLQLQQQQQLVTNKVMTIDRPNVAVAAVGLLVAAVAATLPAPSWGQQQPANKLITSTSGSGKGLSKWLAMNQEEYVEKKALHTMATAEELGGKKLDANLTAAEEAKVTWVIDPKGTPGDTTFTTITAALEKVPEGNKKRVILDLKPGAEFREKIFLNLSKPFITFKSDPKNPAVIAWSDTAATRGKDGKPVGTVGSTTVAIESDYFVAHGVVFKNDAPMAKPGAEGGQAVALRLFGTKAAIYNCTIDGGQDTLYDHKGLHYIKDCLIMGSVDFIFGFGRSYYEGCTIVSVTKEVSVLTAQQRSKTIEGALESGFSFKNCSIKGEGQIYLGRAWGESSRVVYAYTDMSKEVVPVGWDGWNIAKPESSGIYYGEFKCTGPGSDAKKRVGWALDLTEEQAKPFIGTHYIYGDSWLIPPDGTSTSSSSASTSSNSTAEAPTASSNSTASAYKKESSNNSTAEAPTASSNSTASAKTSNSGSSSPAKASS